The following are from one region of the Mauremys reevesii isolate NIE-2019 linkage group 2, ASM1616193v1, whole genome shotgun sequence genome:
- the DPY19L4 gene encoding probable C-mannosyltransferase DPY19L4 isoform X1: MEEGAADLRQRKKQNCTETDKMAPDEREKENPNLGKSPKYVLFQRFAKLFFGCVAAVTSGMMYAVYLSTYHERKFWFSSRQELEREITFQSDSAIYYSFYKELLKAPSFERGVYELTHNNKTVSLRTINAVQQMTLYPELIASVLYQASGSEEVIEPVYFYIGIVFGLQGIYMAALFVTSWVMSGTWLAGMLTVAWFIINRTDTTRIDYSIPLRENWALPYFACQVAALTGYLKNNINFSAERFCYLLVSASTYTFMMMWEYSHYLLFVQAVSLLLLDSFALVQTDKVHEVYKIYLFSLFLGYLLQFENPALLVSPLLSLVAALMLSKCLQMNMKKGTFISRMLKIMYFYLVFTISVTMNFLLKTFVPHKENEHVLKFLEVKFGLNTTKNFTVNWLLCQESLQTPSQDFFLRLTQSSLLPFYILVLIICLSSITQVIFRRISGEPLKEKITVDDGRIGERPEIAYHVIHTMLMGSLAMMSEGIKYLWTPYVCMLAAFGVCSPELWMTLFKWLRLRAVHPILLALILSMAVPSIIGFSLWKEYFPRIMTELSELQEFYDSDTVELMMWVKRQAPVAAVFAGSPQLMGMIKLCTGWMVTSLPLYNDVDLLQRNENIYQIYSKRSAEDIYKILTSYKATYLIIEDSICNEAGLVKGCRVKDLLDIANGHVVCDEGDSYAYSKYGRFCHEIKMNYSPYVNYFTRVYWNRSYFVYKINTVISFQS, encoded by the exons ATGGAGGAAG GGGCAGCAGACCTGCGACAAAGAAAGAAGCAAAATTGCACAGAAACTGACAAAATGGCTCcagatgagagagaaaaagaaaacccaAACCTGGGAAAATCGCCAAAAT ATGTCTTATTTCAACGTTTTGCAAAGCTTTTCTTTGGCTGTGTCGCAGCTGTCACTAGTGGGATGATGTATGCTGTGTACCTCTCAACATACCATGAACGGAAATTCTGGTTTTCCAGCAGGCAG gAACTTGAACGAGAGATTACATTTCAGAGTGACAGTGCCATATATTACTCATTTTATAAAGAACTGCTAAAGGCTCCTTCCTTTGAAAGAG GTGTTTATGAGCTGACACACAACAATAAAACTGTATCGCTGAGGACTATAAATGCAGTGCAGCAAATGACATTGTATCCAGAGTTGATTGCCAGTGTTTTATATCAAGCATCTGGTAGCGAA GAGGTTATCGAGCCAGTGTATTTCTACATTGGTATAGTTTTTGGATTGCAGGGAATTTATATGGCTGCATTGTTTGTAACCAGTTGGGTTATGAGTGGGACTTGGTTGGCAGGAATGCTGACCGTAGCATGGTTCATTATTAACAG GACAGATACAACAAGAATCGACTACTCCATTCCTTTAAGGGAAAATTGGGCATTGCCATATTTTGCATGTCAAGTTGCAGCTCTTACaggctatttaaaaaacaacataaaTTTTTCTGCTGAG AGGTTTTGCTACCTTTTGGTGAGTGCTTCAACATATACTTTCATGATGATGTGGGAGTACAGTCACTATCTGCTGTTTGTCCAggctgtctctctcctcctgctggaCAGCTTTGCCCTTGTGCAGACAGATAAG GTGCATGAAGTGTACAAAATCTATCTGTTCTCCCTGTTCCTGGGATATCTCTTACAGTTTGAAAATCCAGCTTTATTAGTATCTCCATTACTAAGCCTTGTAGCAGCTTTAATGCTCTCTAAATGCCTTCAG atGAATATGAAAAAGGGCACATTTATTTCAAGGATGCTAAAAATAATGTACTTTTACTTGGTATTTACGATATCAGTGACAATGAATTTCTTACTGAAG acaTTTGTTCCCCATAAAGAAAATGAGCATGTGTTGAAGTTCCTTGAAGTAAAATTTGGATTAAACACAACCAA GAACTTTACAGTGAACTGGCTTCTTTGTCAAGAATCCCTTCAGACGCCATCTCAAGACTTTTTTTTGCGGCTAACTCAGTCATCTCTATTGCCTTTTTATATTTTAGTATTAATTATCTGCCTTTCTTCTATAACTCAAGTCATTTTTAGGAGAATTAG TGGTGAACCACTCAAAGAAAAAATTACAGTTGACGATGGCCGaattggagagaggccagagaTAGCTTATCATGTAATCCATACAATGTTAATGGGTTCTCTTGCAATGATGTCGGAAGG CATAAAGTACCTGTGGACTCCCTATGTGTGTATGCTTGCTGCATTTGGTGTATGCTCCCCTGAGCTTTGGATGACGCTTTTCAAGTGGCTTCGACTGAGAGCTGTACACCCAATATTGCTG GCTCTCATTCTGAGTATGGCAGTTCCAAGTATAATAGGTTTCAGCTTGTGGAAAGAG TATTTTCCTAGGATAATGACAGAGCTTTCAGAACTGCAAGAATTTTATGACTCAGATACAGTAGAACTCATGATGTGGGTAAA aaGACAGGCTCCTGTTGCTGCTGTGTTTGCTGGAAGTCCACAGCTAATGGGTATGATTAAGCTGTGTACTGGATGGATGGTGACAAGTCTACCTTTATATAATGATGTTGATCTTCTACAAAGAAATGAGAAT ATTTATCAAATCTATTCAAAAAGATCTGCCGAGGATATTTATAAGATACTCACATCCTACAAAGCCACCTACCTAATTATAGAGGATTCAATTTGCAATGAGGCTGGACTTGTGAAAGGATGTAGGGTTAAAGACTTATTGGATATTGCTAATGGTCAT
- the DPY19L4 gene encoding probable C-mannosyltransferase DPY19L4 isoform X4 has protein sequence MEEGAADLRQRKKQNCTETDKMAPDEREKENPNLGKSPKYVLFQRFAKLFFGCVAAVTSGMMYAVYLSTYHERKFWFSSRQELEREITFQSDSAIYYSFYKELLKAPSFERGVYELTHNNKTVSLRTINAVQQMTLYPELIASVLYQASGSEEVIEPVYFYIGIVFGLQGIYMAALFVTSWVMSGTWLAGMLTVAWFIINRTDTTRIDYSIPLRENWALPYFACQVAALTGYLKNNINFSAERFCYLLVSASTYTFMMMWEYSHYLLFVQAVSLLLLDSFALVQTDKVHEVYKIYLFSLFLGYLLQFENPALLVSPLLSLVAALMLSKCLQTFVPHKENEHVLKFLEVKFGLNTTKNFTVNWLLCQESLQTPSQDFFLRLTQSSLLPFYILVLIICLSSITQVIFRRISGEPLKEKITVDDGRIGERPEIAYHVIHTMLMGSLAMMSEGIKYLWTPYVCMLAAFGVCSPELWMTLFKWLRLRAVHPILLALILSMAVPSIIGFSLWKEYFPRIMTELSELQEFYDSDTVELMMWVKRQAPVAAVFAGSPQLMGMIKLCTGWMVTSLPLYNDVDLLQRNENIYQIYSKRSAEDIYKILTSYKATYLIIEDSICNEAGLVKGCRVKDLLDIANGHVVCDEGDSYAYSKYGRFCHEIKMNYSPYVNYFTRVYWNRSYFVYKINTVISFQS, from the exons ATGGAGGAAG GGGCAGCAGACCTGCGACAAAGAAAGAAGCAAAATTGCACAGAAACTGACAAAATGGCTCcagatgagagagaaaaagaaaacccaAACCTGGGAAAATCGCCAAAAT ATGTCTTATTTCAACGTTTTGCAAAGCTTTTCTTTGGCTGTGTCGCAGCTGTCACTAGTGGGATGATGTATGCTGTGTACCTCTCAACATACCATGAACGGAAATTCTGGTTTTCCAGCAGGCAG gAACTTGAACGAGAGATTACATTTCAGAGTGACAGTGCCATATATTACTCATTTTATAAAGAACTGCTAAAGGCTCCTTCCTTTGAAAGAG GTGTTTATGAGCTGACACACAACAATAAAACTGTATCGCTGAGGACTATAAATGCAGTGCAGCAAATGACATTGTATCCAGAGTTGATTGCCAGTGTTTTATATCAAGCATCTGGTAGCGAA GAGGTTATCGAGCCAGTGTATTTCTACATTGGTATAGTTTTTGGATTGCAGGGAATTTATATGGCTGCATTGTTTGTAACCAGTTGGGTTATGAGTGGGACTTGGTTGGCAGGAATGCTGACCGTAGCATGGTTCATTATTAACAG GACAGATACAACAAGAATCGACTACTCCATTCCTTTAAGGGAAAATTGGGCATTGCCATATTTTGCATGTCAAGTTGCAGCTCTTACaggctatttaaaaaacaacataaaTTTTTCTGCTGAG AGGTTTTGCTACCTTTTGGTGAGTGCTTCAACATATACTTTCATGATGATGTGGGAGTACAGTCACTATCTGCTGTTTGTCCAggctgtctctctcctcctgctggaCAGCTTTGCCCTTGTGCAGACAGATAAG GTGCATGAAGTGTACAAAATCTATCTGTTCTCCCTGTTCCTGGGATATCTCTTACAGTTTGAAAATCCAGCTTTATTAGTATCTCCATTACTAAGCCTTGTAGCAGCTTTAATGCTCTCTAAATGCCTTCAG acaTTTGTTCCCCATAAAGAAAATGAGCATGTGTTGAAGTTCCTTGAAGTAAAATTTGGATTAAACACAACCAA GAACTTTACAGTGAACTGGCTTCTTTGTCAAGAATCCCTTCAGACGCCATCTCAAGACTTTTTTTTGCGGCTAACTCAGTCATCTCTATTGCCTTTTTATATTTTAGTATTAATTATCTGCCTTTCTTCTATAACTCAAGTCATTTTTAGGAGAATTAG TGGTGAACCACTCAAAGAAAAAATTACAGTTGACGATGGCCGaattggagagaggccagagaTAGCTTATCATGTAATCCATACAATGTTAATGGGTTCTCTTGCAATGATGTCGGAAGG CATAAAGTACCTGTGGACTCCCTATGTGTGTATGCTTGCTGCATTTGGTGTATGCTCCCCTGAGCTTTGGATGACGCTTTTCAAGTGGCTTCGACTGAGAGCTGTACACCCAATATTGCTG GCTCTCATTCTGAGTATGGCAGTTCCAAGTATAATAGGTTTCAGCTTGTGGAAAGAG TATTTTCCTAGGATAATGACAGAGCTTTCAGAACTGCAAGAATTTTATGACTCAGATACAGTAGAACTCATGATGTGGGTAAA aaGACAGGCTCCTGTTGCTGCTGTGTTTGCTGGAAGTCCACAGCTAATGGGTATGATTAAGCTGTGTACTGGATGGATGGTGACAAGTCTACCTTTATATAATGATGTTGATCTTCTACAAAGAAATGAGAAT ATTTATCAAATCTATTCAAAAAGATCTGCCGAGGATATTTATAAGATACTCACATCCTACAAAGCCACCTACCTAATTATAGAGGATTCAATTTGCAATGAGGCTGGACTTGTGAAAGGATGTAGGGTTAAAGACTTATTGGATATTGCTAATGGTCAT
- the DPY19L4 gene encoding probable C-mannosyltransferase DPY19L4 isoform X5 — MEEGAADLRQRKKQNCTETDKMAPDEREKENPNLGKSPKYVLFQRFAKLFFGCVAAVTSGMMYAVYLSTYHERKFWFSSRQELEREITFQSDSAIYYSFYKELLKAPSFERGVYELTHNNKTVSLRTINAVQQMTLYPELIASVLYQASGSEEVIEPVYFYIGIVFGLQGIYMAALFVTSWVMSGTWLAGMLTVAWFIINRTDTTRIDYSIPLRENWALPYFACQVAALTGYLKNNINFSAERFCYLLVSASTYTFMMMWEYSHYLLFVQAVSLLLLDSFALVQTDKVHEVYKIYLFSLFLGYLLQFENPALLVSPLLSLVAALMLSKCLQMNMKKGTFISRMLKIMYFYLVFTISVTMNFLLKTFVPHKENEHVLKFLEVKFGLNTTKNFTVNWLLCQESLQTPSQDFFLRLTQSSLLPFYILVLIICLSSITQVIFRRISGEPLKEKITVDDGRIGERPEIAYHVIHTMLMGSLAMMSEGIKYLWTPYVCMLAAFGVCSPELWMTLFKWLRLRAVHPILLALILSMAVPSIIGFSLWKEYFPRIMTELSELQEFYDSDTVELMMWVKRQAPVAAVFAGSPQLMGMIKLCTGWMVTSLPLYNDVDLLQRNENIYQIYSKRSAEDIYKILTSYKATYLIIEDSICNEAGLVKGCRVKDLLDIANGHEPSYNAPH, encoded by the exons ATGGAGGAAG GGGCAGCAGACCTGCGACAAAGAAAGAAGCAAAATTGCACAGAAACTGACAAAATGGCTCcagatgagagagaaaaagaaaacccaAACCTGGGAAAATCGCCAAAAT ATGTCTTATTTCAACGTTTTGCAAAGCTTTTCTTTGGCTGTGTCGCAGCTGTCACTAGTGGGATGATGTATGCTGTGTACCTCTCAACATACCATGAACGGAAATTCTGGTTTTCCAGCAGGCAG gAACTTGAACGAGAGATTACATTTCAGAGTGACAGTGCCATATATTACTCATTTTATAAAGAACTGCTAAAGGCTCCTTCCTTTGAAAGAG GTGTTTATGAGCTGACACACAACAATAAAACTGTATCGCTGAGGACTATAAATGCAGTGCAGCAAATGACATTGTATCCAGAGTTGATTGCCAGTGTTTTATATCAAGCATCTGGTAGCGAA GAGGTTATCGAGCCAGTGTATTTCTACATTGGTATAGTTTTTGGATTGCAGGGAATTTATATGGCTGCATTGTTTGTAACCAGTTGGGTTATGAGTGGGACTTGGTTGGCAGGAATGCTGACCGTAGCATGGTTCATTATTAACAG GACAGATACAACAAGAATCGACTACTCCATTCCTTTAAGGGAAAATTGGGCATTGCCATATTTTGCATGTCAAGTTGCAGCTCTTACaggctatttaaaaaacaacataaaTTTTTCTGCTGAG AGGTTTTGCTACCTTTTGGTGAGTGCTTCAACATATACTTTCATGATGATGTGGGAGTACAGTCACTATCTGCTGTTTGTCCAggctgtctctctcctcctgctggaCAGCTTTGCCCTTGTGCAGACAGATAAG GTGCATGAAGTGTACAAAATCTATCTGTTCTCCCTGTTCCTGGGATATCTCTTACAGTTTGAAAATCCAGCTTTATTAGTATCTCCATTACTAAGCCTTGTAGCAGCTTTAATGCTCTCTAAATGCCTTCAG atGAATATGAAAAAGGGCACATTTATTTCAAGGATGCTAAAAATAATGTACTTTTACTTGGTATTTACGATATCAGTGACAATGAATTTCTTACTGAAG acaTTTGTTCCCCATAAAGAAAATGAGCATGTGTTGAAGTTCCTTGAAGTAAAATTTGGATTAAACACAACCAA GAACTTTACAGTGAACTGGCTTCTTTGTCAAGAATCCCTTCAGACGCCATCTCAAGACTTTTTTTTGCGGCTAACTCAGTCATCTCTATTGCCTTTTTATATTTTAGTATTAATTATCTGCCTTTCTTCTATAACTCAAGTCATTTTTAGGAGAATTAG TGGTGAACCACTCAAAGAAAAAATTACAGTTGACGATGGCCGaattggagagaggccagagaTAGCTTATCATGTAATCCATACAATGTTAATGGGTTCTCTTGCAATGATGTCGGAAGG CATAAAGTACCTGTGGACTCCCTATGTGTGTATGCTTGCTGCATTTGGTGTATGCTCCCCTGAGCTTTGGATGACGCTTTTCAAGTGGCTTCGACTGAGAGCTGTACACCCAATATTGCTG GCTCTCATTCTGAGTATGGCAGTTCCAAGTATAATAGGTTTCAGCTTGTGGAAAGAG TATTTTCCTAGGATAATGACAGAGCTTTCAGAACTGCAAGAATTTTATGACTCAGATACAGTAGAACTCATGATGTGGGTAAA aaGACAGGCTCCTGTTGCTGCTGTGTTTGCTGGAAGTCCACAGCTAATGGGTATGATTAAGCTGTGTACTGGATGGATGGTGACAAGTCTACCTTTATATAATGATGTTGATCTTCTACAAAGAAATGAGAAT ATTTATCAAATCTATTCAAAAAGATCTGCCGAGGATATTTATAAGATACTCACATCCTACAAAGCCACCTACCTAATTATAGAGGATTCAATTTGCAATGAGGCTGGACTTGTGAAAGGATGTAGGGTTAAAGACTTATTGGATATTGCTAATGGTCAT
- the DPY19L4 gene encoding probable C-mannosyltransferase DPY19L4 isoform X2 → MEEDLRQRKKQNCTETDKMAPDEREKENPNLGKSPKYVLFQRFAKLFFGCVAAVTSGMMYAVYLSTYHERKFWFSSRQELEREITFQSDSAIYYSFYKELLKAPSFERGVYELTHNNKTVSLRTINAVQQMTLYPELIASVLYQASGSEEVIEPVYFYIGIVFGLQGIYMAALFVTSWVMSGTWLAGMLTVAWFIINRTDTTRIDYSIPLRENWALPYFACQVAALTGYLKNNINFSAERFCYLLVSASTYTFMMMWEYSHYLLFVQAVSLLLLDSFALVQTDKVHEVYKIYLFSLFLGYLLQFENPALLVSPLLSLVAALMLSKCLQMNMKKGTFISRMLKIMYFYLVFTISVTMNFLLKTFVPHKENEHVLKFLEVKFGLNTTKNFTVNWLLCQESLQTPSQDFFLRLTQSSLLPFYILVLIICLSSITQVIFRRISGEPLKEKITVDDGRIGERPEIAYHVIHTMLMGSLAMMSEGIKYLWTPYVCMLAAFGVCSPELWMTLFKWLRLRAVHPILLALILSMAVPSIIGFSLWKEYFPRIMTELSELQEFYDSDTVELMMWVKRQAPVAAVFAGSPQLMGMIKLCTGWMVTSLPLYNDVDLLQRNENIYQIYSKRSAEDIYKILTSYKATYLIIEDSICNEAGLVKGCRVKDLLDIANGHVVCDEGDSYAYSKYGRFCHEIKMNYSPYVNYFTRVYWNRSYFVYKINTVISFQS, encoded by the exons ATGGAGGAAG ACCTGCGACAAAGAAAGAAGCAAAATTGCACAGAAACTGACAAAATGGCTCcagatgagagagaaaaagaaaacccaAACCTGGGAAAATCGCCAAAAT ATGTCTTATTTCAACGTTTTGCAAAGCTTTTCTTTGGCTGTGTCGCAGCTGTCACTAGTGGGATGATGTATGCTGTGTACCTCTCAACATACCATGAACGGAAATTCTGGTTTTCCAGCAGGCAG gAACTTGAACGAGAGATTACATTTCAGAGTGACAGTGCCATATATTACTCATTTTATAAAGAACTGCTAAAGGCTCCTTCCTTTGAAAGAG GTGTTTATGAGCTGACACACAACAATAAAACTGTATCGCTGAGGACTATAAATGCAGTGCAGCAAATGACATTGTATCCAGAGTTGATTGCCAGTGTTTTATATCAAGCATCTGGTAGCGAA GAGGTTATCGAGCCAGTGTATTTCTACATTGGTATAGTTTTTGGATTGCAGGGAATTTATATGGCTGCATTGTTTGTAACCAGTTGGGTTATGAGTGGGACTTGGTTGGCAGGAATGCTGACCGTAGCATGGTTCATTATTAACAG GACAGATACAACAAGAATCGACTACTCCATTCCTTTAAGGGAAAATTGGGCATTGCCATATTTTGCATGTCAAGTTGCAGCTCTTACaggctatttaaaaaacaacataaaTTTTTCTGCTGAG AGGTTTTGCTACCTTTTGGTGAGTGCTTCAACATATACTTTCATGATGATGTGGGAGTACAGTCACTATCTGCTGTTTGTCCAggctgtctctctcctcctgctggaCAGCTTTGCCCTTGTGCAGACAGATAAG GTGCATGAAGTGTACAAAATCTATCTGTTCTCCCTGTTCCTGGGATATCTCTTACAGTTTGAAAATCCAGCTTTATTAGTATCTCCATTACTAAGCCTTGTAGCAGCTTTAATGCTCTCTAAATGCCTTCAG atGAATATGAAAAAGGGCACATTTATTTCAAGGATGCTAAAAATAATGTACTTTTACTTGGTATTTACGATATCAGTGACAATGAATTTCTTACTGAAG acaTTTGTTCCCCATAAAGAAAATGAGCATGTGTTGAAGTTCCTTGAAGTAAAATTTGGATTAAACACAACCAA GAACTTTACAGTGAACTGGCTTCTTTGTCAAGAATCCCTTCAGACGCCATCTCAAGACTTTTTTTTGCGGCTAACTCAGTCATCTCTATTGCCTTTTTATATTTTAGTATTAATTATCTGCCTTTCTTCTATAACTCAAGTCATTTTTAGGAGAATTAG TGGTGAACCACTCAAAGAAAAAATTACAGTTGACGATGGCCGaattggagagaggccagagaTAGCTTATCATGTAATCCATACAATGTTAATGGGTTCTCTTGCAATGATGTCGGAAGG CATAAAGTACCTGTGGACTCCCTATGTGTGTATGCTTGCTGCATTTGGTGTATGCTCCCCTGAGCTTTGGATGACGCTTTTCAAGTGGCTTCGACTGAGAGCTGTACACCCAATATTGCTG GCTCTCATTCTGAGTATGGCAGTTCCAAGTATAATAGGTTTCAGCTTGTGGAAAGAG TATTTTCCTAGGATAATGACAGAGCTTTCAGAACTGCAAGAATTTTATGACTCAGATACAGTAGAACTCATGATGTGGGTAAA aaGACAGGCTCCTGTTGCTGCTGTGTTTGCTGGAAGTCCACAGCTAATGGGTATGATTAAGCTGTGTACTGGATGGATGGTGACAAGTCTACCTTTATATAATGATGTTGATCTTCTACAAAGAAATGAGAAT ATTTATCAAATCTATTCAAAAAGATCTGCCGAGGATATTTATAAGATACTCACATCCTACAAAGCCACCTACCTAATTATAGAGGATTCAATTTGCAATGAGGCTGGACTTGTGAAAGGATGTAGGGTTAAAGACTTATTGGATATTGCTAATGGTCAT
- the DPY19L4 gene encoding probable C-mannosyltransferase DPY19L4 isoform X3: protein MAPDEREKENPNLGKSPKYVLFQRFAKLFFGCVAAVTSGMMYAVYLSTYHERKFWFSSRQELEREITFQSDSAIYYSFYKELLKAPSFERGVYELTHNNKTVSLRTINAVQQMTLYPELIASVLYQASGSEEVIEPVYFYIGIVFGLQGIYMAALFVTSWVMSGTWLAGMLTVAWFIINRTDTTRIDYSIPLRENWALPYFACQVAALTGYLKNNINFSAERFCYLLVSASTYTFMMMWEYSHYLLFVQAVSLLLLDSFALVQTDKVHEVYKIYLFSLFLGYLLQFENPALLVSPLLSLVAALMLSKCLQMNMKKGTFISRMLKIMYFYLVFTISVTMNFLLKTFVPHKENEHVLKFLEVKFGLNTTKNFTVNWLLCQESLQTPSQDFFLRLTQSSLLPFYILVLIICLSSITQVIFRRISGEPLKEKITVDDGRIGERPEIAYHVIHTMLMGSLAMMSEGIKYLWTPYVCMLAAFGVCSPELWMTLFKWLRLRAVHPILLALILSMAVPSIIGFSLWKEYFPRIMTELSELQEFYDSDTVELMMWVKRQAPVAAVFAGSPQLMGMIKLCTGWMVTSLPLYNDVDLLQRNENIYQIYSKRSAEDIYKILTSYKATYLIIEDSICNEAGLVKGCRVKDLLDIANGHVVCDEGDSYAYSKYGRFCHEIKMNYSPYVNYFTRVYWNRSYFVYKINTVISFQS, encoded by the exons ATGGCTCcagatgagagagaaaaagaaaacccaAACCTGGGAAAATCGCCAAAAT ATGTCTTATTTCAACGTTTTGCAAAGCTTTTCTTTGGCTGTGTCGCAGCTGTCACTAGTGGGATGATGTATGCTGTGTACCTCTCAACATACCATGAACGGAAATTCTGGTTTTCCAGCAGGCAG gAACTTGAACGAGAGATTACATTTCAGAGTGACAGTGCCATATATTACTCATTTTATAAAGAACTGCTAAAGGCTCCTTCCTTTGAAAGAG GTGTTTATGAGCTGACACACAACAATAAAACTGTATCGCTGAGGACTATAAATGCAGTGCAGCAAATGACATTGTATCCAGAGTTGATTGCCAGTGTTTTATATCAAGCATCTGGTAGCGAA GAGGTTATCGAGCCAGTGTATTTCTACATTGGTATAGTTTTTGGATTGCAGGGAATTTATATGGCTGCATTGTTTGTAACCAGTTGGGTTATGAGTGGGACTTGGTTGGCAGGAATGCTGACCGTAGCATGGTTCATTATTAACAG GACAGATACAACAAGAATCGACTACTCCATTCCTTTAAGGGAAAATTGGGCATTGCCATATTTTGCATGTCAAGTTGCAGCTCTTACaggctatttaaaaaacaacataaaTTTTTCTGCTGAG AGGTTTTGCTACCTTTTGGTGAGTGCTTCAACATATACTTTCATGATGATGTGGGAGTACAGTCACTATCTGCTGTTTGTCCAggctgtctctctcctcctgctggaCAGCTTTGCCCTTGTGCAGACAGATAAG GTGCATGAAGTGTACAAAATCTATCTGTTCTCCCTGTTCCTGGGATATCTCTTACAGTTTGAAAATCCAGCTTTATTAGTATCTCCATTACTAAGCCTTGTAGCAGCTTTAATGCTCTCTAAATGCCTTCAG atGAATATGAAAAAGGGCACATTTATTTCAAGGATGCTAAAAATAATGTACTTTTACTTGGTATTTACGATATCAGTGACAATGAATTTCTTACTGAAG acaTTTGTTCCCCATAAAGAAAATGAGCATGTGTTGAAGTTCCTTGAAGTAAAATTTGGATTAAACACAACCAA GAACTTTACAGTGAACTGGCTTCTTTGTCAAGAATCCCTTCAGACGCCATCTCAAGACTTTTTTTTGCGGCTAACTCAGTCATCTCTATTGCCTTTTTATATTTTAGTATTAATTATCTGCCTTTCTTCTATAACTCAAGTCATTTTTAGGAGAATTAG TGGTGAACCACTCAAAGAAAAAATTACAGTTGACGATGGCCGaattggagagaggccagagaTAGCTTATCATGTAATCCATACAATGTTAATGGGTTCTCTTGCAATGATGTCGGAAGG CATAAAGTACCTGTGGACTCCCTATGTGTGTATGCTTGCTGCATTTGGTGTATGCTCCCCTGAGCTTTGGATGACGCTTTTCAAGTGGCTTCGACTGAGAGCTGTACACCCAATATTGCTG GCTCTCATTCTGAGTATGGCAGTTCCAAGTATAATAGGTTTCAGCTTGTGGAAAGAG TATTTTCCTAGGATAATGACAGAGCTTTCAGAACTGCAAGAATTTTATGACTCAGATACAGTAGAACTCATGATGTGGGTAAA aaGACAGGCTCCTGTTGCTGCTGTGTTTGCTGGAAGTCCACAGCTAATGGGTATGATTAAGCTGTGTACTGGATGGATGGTGACAAGTCTACCTTTATATAATGATGTTGATCTTCTACAAAGAAATGAGAAT ATTTATCAAATCTATTCAAAAAGATCTGCCGAGGATATTTATAAGATACTCACATCCTACAAAGCCACCTACCTAATTATAGAGGATTCAATTTGCAATGAGGCTGGACTTGTGAAAGGATGTAGGGTTAAAGACTTATTGGATATTGCTAATGGTCAT